The genomic region TTAAATCAGCTCCCGCAGGTGCTGAAATGATAACTTTTTTAGCTCCCGCAGCTATATGAGCTGCTGCACTTTCCTTAGTAACAAATAACCCTGTTGATTCAACAACAGCATCAATATTTAACTCTTTTCACGGTAAATTTTTAGGATCCTTTTCAGATACAATTTTAATTTCATGACCATCAATAACTAAACTTGATTCCTTAGTAGTAACTTCCTTATCAAATCGCTTTTGTGCTGAATCATATTTTAATAAATGACCTAACATCTTAACATCACCTAAATCATTAATTGCTACAACCTCAATATTTTCATAATTCATTAATATTCTTAAAGTTAAACGACCAATGCGTCCAAACCCATTAATTGCAATTCTTTTCTTTGTCATTCTGTTTTCCTCCTATATGCACTGCAATAATTATACAAATAACTCCTTTATTTTACAATTAAATTAGTAATTTTCTTCTAAAACACTATCTAGAAATTACCAAAGACATTGCAAATCATTGCCAATTTATTGGGCATATTTCCGAAACACATCGCCCCCTAATAATACTGGTTTTGCCAAGTATCTAATTCTTTCTACTAACCGAATTGATTTCACAATATCAATATTTTTATATTTAGCATTACGACTATAATATTCTTGTAAGTTACCCATATCATAATTAGAAGTAAAAAATGTTGATAAATTATGTTGCATCCGATAATTTAAAATACTAAATAAAATCTCATCACGAGTTCACTCCGATACGGGTTCACCAGCTAAATCATCTAAAAATAACACATCACAAGTTTGGAGCTTATAAATATCACTAGCTAATGAATTAGTTGCTTTTGAAATCGCTTGTTTTAATTGACTCATTAATTGGGGAACAAAAACAAAACATACTTTATAATCATTCCGAACTAAACTATTAGCTAATAAAATAGAAATATAAGTTTTACCAATACCAGGAGCACCATAAATATATAATCCTGTTGTTTGCTCTTTTTTAAGGAAATTAATAAAATATTCTTTTAATTTTATGCGAATAAAATCATTTTCTGGTAAATGAAAATCACTTTCTAATGATAAATTAATCATTGATAAAGGAAAATGACAAATTAAATAATTATTACGAATTTTATCATTAGCTCGTAAATATTGACGATGTAAACAATCTTGCATTTCTAAATAAATCCGTTGATTTTCATAAACTAATTCTAACCGATATCCAGGAATTAATTGTTGACATTCATTTCAATTCAAACCATCCAAACATTCAACAAAATTATTTAAATATTTTTCTAAAATATCACTATTTCGTAATAAATCTTTTTTTAATAATTGATGTTCAGCAATAAATTTTTGCAAAGCAATAATCTTAGTTTTTTGAATCCGATGATAAATATCCATAACAATCACTTCCTTCCATAATTATGTTTGATAAAGGGGGTCTTCTTGTAACCATTTTGGAATAATACCTGTATTTCATTTAATTTCATAATCAAATTTTGATTTTTTTACAATTTTATTAAATTTTACTTTTCCCTTATTAAAACTTTGAACATAAGCAGTTCTTAAATATATCATTGCTTGTTCAACAGTAGTAATCTGCTTTTGTTGTAATGTGCTCGCAATTTTTTCTAAATAACCCATAACCAAAAGTTTATTATTTTTATATCACACATATTCAATTAAGCAATTAGTAACTTCTGGTGACAAAGTATAAGTAACTAATAACTTAGCCAATAACTGTAAATCTTTCGCTTGTAAAGGAAAATTTTGTAATAATGTTAAATATTTATATGGTGATATTGTTTGCATCTCATAAATTTTTTTTTGTAAAGGATTTTTCATATCTTCATTAGCAACTTCTAATGATTGGTTATTAGTTTCTGGCAAATGATTGGTTTGGAAAATAAAATCAGCACTAGAAGCATCTGCTTTTACTATTGATAAAGAAAATATTTCATTAAAGCATTTCGTAATTTTTTTATAACTTGACAGATCTTCTTGATATTGCATAAATAAAAACTTTGTTCGTTCATAATCATTAAGAGAAAGATTATTAATTAGCAATTGATTAAATTGCTGATGATTAAAAAAGTCTTGTGGTGCCATCGGAGCAAATAATTCATAGTAATAAGTAACACCAATATTAGTATTATTACGATAAACATCAAGTAAATTTATTGCTTCTAACCGATTTCTCGCAACTTCAATTTCCAGTAATGATAATTGTAATAAATTTTGCAAGCGTAAATACGAATTATCTAAATTTAAAACTTTCATTGATAATTGTTCATTTAATAAAGCAAAATATAGCGAAACAGCATTAACACCAATAATTGGTTGATATAAATGTTGAACTATCTTTTGCGTTTCACTACAAATATGAGAATTAATAATTATTTGAAATTTTTCTTCTGATTGTAACATTTTTATCTCCACCTTATTGTCTTATTTATTCTATGACAGAATAATAACGATGTAAATAATAAACAATAAAAAAATAATTACCCACTAAGTTATCCACAACTTAGTCCTAAAAATATCTTATAAATAAGATGCTTTAATTTACTTATCCACATAATTCACAACTTATAATTTATTCTGACATTGACAGCAAAAATATGTACCACGACCATTAAGCTTAATTTTTTCAATTATTGAAGAACAAACATAACACGCTAATGCTTCTCTTGTATGCACTTTCAATAATTGCTGATATGTCCCTTTAACACCAACATTAGAAGTATAACTAGCAATTGTTGTTCCTTTTAAGTTAATCGCTTGTGTTAAAATTTGTTTCGCATTATTTAAAATTGCTTTTAAATGCTCGGTTTGTAATTTATTACACCTAGTAACCGGATGAATTTTACTAGCAAATAATACCTCATCAACATAAATATTTCCTAAACCACTAATAATACTTTGATCTAACAGCATTGTTTTAATAGCTCGGTTCTTATTTTTAAATTTCTTTTGTAAATAATCAACAGTAGCCCTTGATTCAAAAGGTTCTGGTCCCACTTTGATTAATGGTGCTAATTGTTCATATTCATCCTTTTTTTGCAAATGAAAAGTACCAAATCTTCTTGTATCATGATATCTTAATTCACAACCATTACTTAATTCTAAAACTAATAAAACATGTTTTCATTCAATATCATCATTAAGATTTTGATAATAATATTTGCCTTCCATTCGTAAATGACTAATTAACACAAAATCTTCTAATTCAAAAATTAAATGTTTTGCTTTTCTTTTTAAATCAAGAATTTTTTGACCAACAATCAATTTTCGAAATGATACTAAGTCGGGTTGTTTAATTACCGAACTTCAATAAATTCTAATTCCTGTAATAACTTGATTGCAAACGAAAGGTTGTAAACTAGCACGAACAGTTTCTACTTCTGGTAATTCTGGCATTAACTTAATCTCCTTTATACTTCATATCAATTATTTCCTATATTAATATCAACCGTTAAGGGCACCTGCAATTTTGTTGCTAAATTCATTGCTGAATTAACAATTTTTTTAACAATTTCTAATTCATTTTCATATACTTCAACAATCAACTCATCATGAACTTGAGCAACAAGATACGATTTTAAATTATTTTGTTCTAATTGCTGATCAATTTTAATTAGAGCTAATTTAATTATATCAGCTGCTGTT from Spiroplasma endosymbiont of Lonchoptera lutea harbors:
- a CDS encoding ATP-binding protein; translated protein: MDIYHRIQKTKIIALQKFIAEHQLLKKDLLRNSDILEKYLNNFVECLDGLNWNECQQLIPGYRLELVYENQRIYLEMQDCLHRQYLRANDKIRNNYLICHFPLSMINLSLESDFHLPENDFIRIKLKEYFINFLKKEQTTGLYIYGAPGIGKTYISILLANSLVRNDYKVCFVFVPQLMSQLKQAISKATNSLASDIYKLQTCDVLFLDDLAGEPVSEWTRDEILFSILNYRMQHNLSTFFTSNYDMGNLQEYYSRNAKYKNIDIVKSIRLVERIRYLAKPVLLGGDVFRKYAQ
- a CDS encoding DnaD domain protein, with amino-acid sequence MLQSEEKFQIIINSHICSETQKIVQHLYQPIIGVNAVSLYFALLNEQLSMKVLNLDNSYLRLQNLLQLSLLEIEVARNRLEAINLLDVYRNNTNIGVTYYYELFAPMAPQDFFNHQQFNQLLINNLSLNDYERTKFLFMQYQEDLSSYKKITKCFNEIFSLSIVKADASSADFIFQTNHLPETNNQSLEVANEDMKNPLQKKIYEMQTISPYKYLTLLQNFPLQAKDLQLLAKLLVTYTLSPEVTNCLIEYVWYKNNKLLVMGYLEKIASTLQQKQITTVEQAMIYLRTAYVQSFNKGKVKFNKIVKKSKFDYEIKWNTGIIPKWLQEDPLYQT
- the mutM gene encoding DNA-formamidopyrimidine glycosylase, which codes for MPELPEVETVRASLQPFVCNQVITGIRIYWSSVIKQPDLVSFRKLIVGQKILDLKRKAKHLIFELEDFVLISHLRMEGKYYYQNLNDDIEWKHVLLVLELSNGCELRYHDTRRFGTFHLQKKDEYEQLAPLIKVGPEPFESRATVDYLQKKFKNKNRAIKTMLLDQSIISGLGNIYVDEVLFASKIHPVTRCNKLQTEHLKAILNNAKQILTQAINLKGTTIASYTSNVGVKGTYQQLLKVHTREALACYVCSSIIEKIKLNGRGTYFCCQCQNKL